A single Natrinema pellirubrum DSM 15624 DNA region contains:
- a CDS encoding cytochrome c oxidase subunit I, whose product MAHKLDVLGLFDNEYREDGFRTCSVTGLEVHRSTENHIKLFGLTAVVALLYGGIFAFTVAMTRWEVIGLLEPGAFYTHLSLHAWNLLIFWMVFMEIAILYVGGPMVLGRRLPFTKIAKAGWLVMAAGAVLVNYAIWTTEAPNEAPLLTAYVPMPISPLFYAGAVVFILGTVVAALPFFATMWFEKRENPGKTLPLVSFAAFVTSIIAVEALVGGLLAFGPALLWRLEIIEWWDAAWYRQMYWIIGHGTQQINLVAMIAVWYFVTHVVAGAEVASEKISRTAFILYLFFINLGAAHHLLSDPAVSTGWRIWNTSYAFYGATFASLIHAFTIPAGLEAGRRKRGKGGGLFGWLTSAPWRNPVFSSTIFSIILFGFLGGITGVMMGQLQLNMTWHNTFATVGHFHGTVVLGTTVAFMGLVFFVIRTMFMRQYISKRLAAIQPYFYSAAMGVAVLMMMYVGILYGIPRRTAEVVENIPGTEFSLSAASPLFAVFGIFALLAIAGGVLFVLVAVGSLVFGDRVENGDNADLVADGGLGMAQDPDDPVHAYEMRGTFVLCLVFLAAFVITYLLNWYLLTQLWSIGA is encoded by the coding sequence ATGGCACACAAACTGGACGTTCTCGGCCTGTTCGACAACGAGTACCGCGAGGACGGCTTCCGGACCTGCTCTGTAACGGGGCTCGAGGTCCACCGTTCCACCGAGAACCATATCAAACTGTTCGGGCTCACGGCGGTCGTCGCCCTGCTATACGGTGGAATCTTCGCCTTCACCGTCGCGATGACCCGCTGGGAAGTCATCGGGTTGCTCGAGCCCGGGGCCTTCTACACCCACCTGAGCCTGCACGCCTGGAACCTGCTGATCTTCTGGATGGTGTTCATGGAGATCGCCATCCTCTATGTCGGCGGGCCGATGGTGCTTGGCAGACGGCTGCCGTTCACGAAGATCGCGAAGGCCGGCTGGCTCGTCATGGCCGCCGGGGCGGTTCTGGTCAACTACGCCATCTGGACCACCGAGGCACCCAACGAGGCACCGCTGTTGACGGCCTACGTGCCGATGCCGATCTCGCCGCTGTTCTACGCTGGCGCGGTCGTTTTCATTCTGGGAACGGTCGTCGCGGCGCTGCCGTTCTTCGCGACGATGTGGTTCGAGAAGCGCGAAAACCCCGGCAAGACGCTGCCGCTGGTCAGTTTCGCCGCCTTCGTCACGTCGATCATCGCCGTCGAGGCGCTGGTCGGTGGCCTACTCGCGTTCGGTCCCGCCCTGCTGTGGCGTCTCGAGATCATCGAGTGGTGGGACGCGGCCTGGTACCGTCAGATGTACTGGATCATCGGCCACGGCACCCAGCAGATCAACCTCGTGGCGATGATCGCGGTCTGGTACTTCGTGACACACGTCGTCGCGGGCGCGGAGGTCGCCAGCGAGAAGATCTCGCGGACGGCCTTTATTCTGTACCTGTTCTTCATCAACCTCGGGGCGGCACACCACCTGCTGTCCGACCCCGCCGTCTCGACCGGCTGGCGGATCTGGAACACGTCCTACGCGTTCTACGGGGCGACGTTCGCGAGCCTGATCCACGCCTTTACCATCCCGGCCGGGCTCGAGGCCGGCCGGCGTAAACGCGGGAAAGGCGGCGGCCTGTTCGGCTGGCTGACGTCCGCACCATGGCGGAATCCGGTCTTCTCGTCGACGATCTTCTCGATCATCCTCTTCGGCTTCCTCGGGGGGATCACCGGCGTCATGATGGGCCAGCTGCAACTCAACATGACCTGGCACAACACGTTCGCGACGGTCGGGCACTTCCACGGCACCGTCGTCCTCGGGACCACGGTCGCGTTCATGGGCCTGGTCTTCTTCGTGATCCGGACGATGTTCATGCGCCAGTATATCTCCAAGCGGCTGGCCGCGATCCAGCCGTATTTCTACTCGGCCGCGATGGGCGTGGCCGTCCTGATGATGATGTACGTGGGCATCCTCTACGGGATTCCGCGTCGAACCGCCGAGGTCGTCGAGAACATCCCCGGCACCGAGTTCAGCCTCTCGGCCGCCTCGCCGCTGTTTGCGGTCTTCGGGATCTTCGCCCTGCTCGCGATCGCCGGCGGCGTGTTGTTCGTCCTCGTGGCGGTCGGCTCGCTGGTCTTTGGCGACCGCGTCGAGAACGGCGACAACGCCGACCTCGTCGCCGACGGCGGTCTCGGGATGGCACAGGATCCCGATGACCCCGTCCACGCCTACGAGATGCGCGGCACGTTCGTCCTCTGTCTGGTCTTTCTCGCGGCGTTCGTGATCACCTACCTGCTGAACTGGTATCTGCTCACGCAACTCTGGTCGATCGGGGCCTAA
- a CDS encoding DUF2249 domain-containing protein: MQSPASIVDRTDAPDDRQTETIDVRSAGPPEPLQRTLETLVDLPDETVLVQRNDRVPQFLFPKLDDRGYSYETVERDDDVVTVIWRV; this comes from the coding sequence ATGCAATCGCCAGCCTCGATCGTCGACCGAACCGACGCACCGGACGACCGACAAACGGAGACGATCGACGTCCGATCGGCCGGGCCGCCGGAGCCGCTCCAGCGGACGCTCGAGACGCTCGTCGACCTACCCGACGAGACGGTTCTCGTCCAGCGAAACGATCGCGTTCCCCAGTTCCTCTTCCCGAAACTGGACGACCGCGGCTACAGCTACGAGACGGTCGAACGCGACGACGACGTCGTGACCGTCATCTGGCGTGTCTAA
- a CDS encoding helix-turn-helix domain-containing protein, with protein sequence MAQATLSLTMPEEVWIQQISTDYPESTFRVLAAVPGSESGFALVRIAGSSVPEVIEDMNDHPQLTELTLAQWSDNEATVHFETTAPLLLFSSRESGMPIELPVEIQDGEAKIEVTGSRERLAELAEQLEHFGLQYRIEHVRERLHESQLLSERQLEVVVAAVDEGYYDTPRRCSLTDLADHLDIAKSTCSETLHRAEEAIVKRFVEDLPGLDDEEELEEQLATS encoded by the coding sequence ATGGCCCAAGCAACACTCAGTCTCACGATGCCCGAGGAGGTCTGGATCCAACAGATATCGACGGATTACCCCGAATCGACCTTCCGGGTGCTGGCCGCCGTCCCCGGCTCCGAGTCCGGGTTCGCTCTCGTCCGGATCGCCGGCTCGTCGGTGCCGGAGGTGATCGAGGACATGAACGATCACCCCCAGCTCACCGAACTCACGCTGGCCCAGTGGAGCGACAACGAGGCGACGGTCCACTTCGAGACGACGGCCCCGCTGTTGCTGTTTTCCTCTCGAGAGTCGGGGATGCCCATCGAGCTACCGGTGGAGATTCAGGACGGCGAGGCGAAAATCGAAGTGACCGGTTCCCGCGAACGCCTCGCCGAACTCGCCGAACAGCTCGAACACTTCGGGCTCCAGTACCGGATCGAACACGTCCGCGAACGACTCCACGAGAGCCAACTGCTCTCCGAGCGCCAACTCGAGGTCGTCGTCGCTGCGGTCGACGAGGGCTACTACGACACCCCGCGGCGCTGCTCGCTGACCGATCTGGCGGATCACTTGGACATCGCCAAGTCGACCTGCAGCGAGACGCTCCACCGGGCCGAGGAGGCGATCGTCAAGCGGTTCGTTGAGGACCTCCCGGGACTCGACGACGAGGAGGAACTCGAAGAGCAACTCGCGACCAGCTAA
- a CDS encoding cytochrome c biogenesis protein CcdA, producing the protein MASGELLGTVVFALGAGIATFFSPCAYALLPGYVGYYVAATGDETAPPLSGTLARGLAAAAGAVGVLGALSVAAVVAGETVGQTLPLLEYGVGVGLIALGLWVAYGGSGAVHVLLPERRSTVLGFGLFGAMYALAAVACVLPLFLGLAFRSLTMPPLETALVLGTYAVGFGSLTVAITVATAFGYALGAGRIAGYVDRVVRLAGVVLVVAGLGQLYVAAV; encoded by the coding sequence ATGGCGAGTGGCGAACTCCTCGGCACCGTGGTGTTCGCCCTCGGTGCCGGCATCGCTACGTTCTTTTCACCGTGTGCGTACGCGCTCTTGCCCGGGTACGTCGGCTACTACGTCGCCGCGACCGGTGATGAGACCGCGCCGCCGCTGTCGGGGACGCTCGCCCGCGGGCTCGCTGCCGCCGCCGGCGCGGTGGGGGTTCTCGGCGCGCTCTCGGTCGCCGCGGTCGTCGCGGGCGAGACGGTCGGCCAGACGTTGCCGCTACTGGAGTACGGCGTCGGCGTCGGGTTGATCGCACTCGGGCTCTGGGTGGCCTACGGCGGCAGTGGTGCCGTCCACGTCCTCCTGCCCGAGCGCCGGTCGACCGTTCTCGGGTTCGGCCTCTTCGGCGCGATGTACGCGCTGGCGGCGGTCGCCTGTGTCCTCCCGTTGTTCCTCGGGCTCGCGTTTCGGTCGCTGACGATGCCGCCGCTCGAGACGGCGCTGGTACTCGGGACGTACGCCGTCGGGTTCGGGTCGCTGACGGTCGCGATCACGGTCGCGACGGCCTTCGGCTACGCACTGGGTGCCGGCCGCATCGCCGGCTACGTCGACCGCGTGGTCCGACTGGCGGGGGTCGTGCTGGTCGTGGCCGGCCTCGGCCAACTGTACGTCGCCGCAGTCTGA
- a CDS encoding DUF2249 domain-containing protein: protein MTRLDVRDIPPVNRHPTIHDEFEALEPGEALTIVNDHEPKPLFYEFEAEVESFDADGYEVEQVAPDEFVATFPKVEA from the coding sequence ATGACGCGACTCGACGTCAGGGACATCCCGCCGGTGAACCGCCATCCGACCATCCACGACGAGTTCGAGGCCCTCGAGCCGGGCGAGGCGCTGACGATCGTCAACGATCACGAGCCCAAACCGCTGTTCTACGAGTTCGAGGCCGAAGTCGAGAGCTTCGATGCCGACGGCTACGAGGTCGAACAAGTCGCACCCGACGAGTTCGTCGCGACGTTCCCGAAAGTAGAGGCCTGA
- a CDS encoding cupredoxin domain-containing protein: protein MTSPIKPPDGNWWDQPVNRRESIWLGLGVGWSLILFGWMSAWTRVGDQNPIGETFRVEDEEFREKLTDYKERAEETDDGLVPPEQDVYLQAMRFQWDGAPVVLETGTEYDFHLNSMDVQHGFSLRPEDALSKQINLQVLPGYEWVVPMTFDEPGTYHIICNEFCGQGHRSMHGTIVVEEG, encoded by the coding sequence ATGACGTCACCGATCAAACCCCCGGACGGAAACTGGTGGGACCAACCCGTCAACAGGCGCGAATCGATCTGGCTCGGGCTCGGCGTCGGCTGGTCGCTGATCCTCTTTGGCTGGATGAGCGCCTGGACCCGGGTCGGCGACCAGAACCCCATCGGCGAGACGTTCCGCGTCGAGGACGAGGAGTTCCGTGAGAAGCTGACTGACTACAAAGAGCGCGCCGAGGAGACCGACGACGGCCTCGTTCCGCCGGAACAGGACGTCTATCTCCAGGCGATGCGGTTCCAGTGGGACGGCGCACCGGTCGTCCTCGAGACGGGAACGGAGTACGACTTCCATCTCAACTCGATGGACGTCCAACACGGCTTCTCGCTTCGTCCCGAGGACGCACTGAGCAAACAGATCAACCTGCAGGTGCTGCCCGGCTACGAGTGGGTCGTGCCGATGACCTTCGACGAACCCGGTACCTACCACATCATCTGTAACGAGTTCTGTGGGCAGGGCCACCGGAGCATGCACGGCACCATCGTCGTGGAGGAGGGATAA
- a CDS encoding TlpA family protein disulfide reductase — MRRREVLVGVTGLAALGGGALAVGGWNPLESGDAVEPIELETIDAPGSTAGTASVPERGRVTFVELFATWCGVCESQMEPLAAVHGTVDDEVQFVSATSEPVGNTITRDDIATWWRDHDGDWPVALDTDLELTEALDASGVPYAFVLDESNTVTWSGRGRKSADEIRSAIDAAGGG, encoded by the coding sequence ATGCGCCGTCGCGAGGTCCTCGTGGGAGTCACCGGACTCGCCGCCCTCGGCGGCGGCGCGCTCGCGGTCGGCGGATGGAACCCCCTCGAGAGCGGCGACGCCGTCGAACCGATCGAACTCGAGACGATCGACGCACCCGGAAGTACCGCGGGAACCGCCAGCGTTCCCGAACGTGGCCGCGTGACGTTCGTCGAACTGTTCGCCACCTGGTGTGGCGTCTGTGAGAGCCAGATGGAGCCGCTCGCGGCGGTCCACGGGACGGTCGACGACGAGGTCCAGTTCGTCTCCGCGACGAGCGAACCCGTCGGGAACACCATCACTCGAGACGACATCGCGACCTGGTGGCGCGATCACGACGGCGATTGGCCCGTCGCACTCGATACCGATCTCGAACTGACGGAGGCCCTCGACGCCTCGGGCGTTCCGTACGCGTTCGTGCTGGACGAATCGAATACGGTCACGTGGTCCGGTCGCGGGCGCAAATCGGCCGACGAGATCCGATCGGCGATCGACGCTGCCGGGGGTGGGTGA
- the cyoE gene encoding heme o synthase → MTTEHSRRRFADLLTATVIAAYVLVALGTAVSTTDSAAACSAWPTCSTDPIIGSATGDTLLYWGHRVAALVAGCLVLASGLAARRVEVNRRVAALIGCALVLFPVQVLLGATIAVGGPSVAGPVHLALAMAIFACLLVALVFTLDDGTLEEETDRLTPTPESPTSGDDAGGDPATAPQPTGRSARLKRTIGAYLTLTKPRLMWLLCLVALAGMGLATLSGATLEPSTALATLAGGVLAIGASGTFNHVYERDRDRRMDRTSDRPLVHDLVPARNAVAFGVGLTAVSMAVLLTWVNALAAVFTLAAIGYYAALYTVVLKPNTAWNTVLGGGAGALPAVIGWVAVTGRVGLPAVALAAVIFLWTPAHFYSLAIAYRDDYARGGFPMYPVAEGVAAARRHIAFYLGATLLAASGLGWVAGLGWVYGITSVALGAVFLRSVVRQFRQPTDEVALRSFYVSNYYLGAILLAIVLETLVVAG, encoded by the coding sequence ATGACAACGGAACACAGCCGACGACGGTTCGCGGATCTACTGACAGCGACGGTAATCGCGGCGTACGTCCTCGTGGCGCTCGGGACCGCCGTCTCGACGACCGATAGCGCGGCCGCCTGCAGCGCGTGGCCGACCTGCTCGACCGATCCGATCATCGGCTCGGCCACCGGCGACACCCTCCTCTACTGGGGCCATCGCGTGGCGGCGCTCGTGGCCGGCTGCCTCGTCCTCGCATCCGGGCTCGCCGCCCGCCGGGTCGAGGTCAACCGCCGTGTGGCCGCCCTCATCGGTTGTGCGCTCGTTCTCTTTCCCGTCCAGGTCCTCCTCGGCGCGACCATCGCCGTCGGTGGCCCGTCGGTCGCGGGCCCCGTCCACCTCGCGCTCGCGATGGCCATCTTCGCCTGTCTCCTCGTCGCGCTCGTGTTCACCCTCGATGACGGCACGCTCGAGGAGGAGACGGACCGGTTGACGCCGACGCCCGAGTCGCCGACCAGCGGCGATGACGCGGGCGGCGACCCGGCGACGGCCCCGCAGCCGACCGGTCGGAGCGCCCGGCTCAAACGGACGATCGGCGCGTACCTGACCCTGACCAAACCGCGACTGATGTGGCTGCTCTGTCTGGTCGCGCTGGCGGGGATGGGACTGGCGACGCTTTCCGGGGCGACGCTCGAGCCGTCGACGGCGCTTGCGACGCTTGCCGGCGGCGTCCTCGCGATCGGAGCGAGCGGAACCTTCAATCACGTCTACGAGCGCGACCGGGATCGGCGGATGGACCGAACGTCGGATCGGCCGCTCGTCCACGACCTCGTGCCGGCGCGCAACGCCGTGGCGTTCGGGGTCGGGCTCACGGCCGTGTCGATGGCCGTTCTCCTGACGTGGGTCAACGCGCTCGCAGCGGTGTTTACCCTCGCTGCGATCGGGTACTACGCCGCCCTCTATACCGTCGTGCTGAAGCCGAACACGGCCTGGAACACGGTGTTGGGCGGCGGTGCAGGTGCGTTGCCCGCAGTCATCGGCTGGGTCGCCGTCACCGGGCGCGTCGGGCTTCCCGCCGTCGCCCTCGCGGCGGTGATCTTCCTGTGGACGCCCGCCCACTTCTACAGTCTCGCCATCGCGTATCGCGACGACTACGCGCGTGGGGGCTTTCCCATGTACCCGGTCGCGGAAGGCGTCGCCGCGGCGCGTCGCCACATCGCGTTCTACCTCGGCGCAACGTTGCTGGCCGCCAGCGGCCTGGGATGGGTGGCCGGCTTAGGCTGGGTCTACGGCATCACGTCGGTCGCCCTCGGCGCCGTCTTCCTGCGGTCGGTGGTCCGCCAGTTCCGGCAGCCGACCGACGAGGTCGCGCTGCGGTCGTTCTACGTCTCGAACTACTATCTCGGGGCGATCCTGCTGGCGATCGTTCTCGAGACGCTCGTCGTTGCGGGCTGA
- a CDS encoding SCO family protein translates to MNRPDPTLDRRTVLQTVGATAVGASVAGCLSLNGADSDGDRPVLSAPENHERIKESGLPHPIYGEEIPEATVPAPLHERSITTTEFTGDRHLMLTFIYTSCTTVCTGLTAALRRVQADATDRDYADEIAFLPTTFDPEYDTADVLESYGKDYGVDFDAGNWYFLRPDTPDDAKAVVQDTFGVAFEQGDESSDGGDDETDHDEMDHDRQFVHTSLILLVNKDGVVERAYTGGSPDGNDIVEDARTVVEGW, encoded by the coding sequence ATGAACCGCCCAGATCCGACTCTCGATCGACGAACGGTACTGCAGACAGTGGGCGCGACGGCCGTCGGCGCGTCCGTCGCGGGGTGTTTGTCCCTGAACGGCGCCGACAGCGACGGCGACAGGCCCGTCCTATCAGCGCCGGAAAACCACGAGCGGATCAAGGAATCGGGGCTTCCGCACCCGATTTACGGGGAGGAGATTCCCGAAGCCACGGTCCCGGCACCGCTCCACGAGCGCTCGATCACGACCACGGAGTTCACCGGCGACCGTCACCTGATGCTGACGTTCATATACACCAGCTGTACGACTGTCTGTACGGGACTGACCGCCGCCCTGCGGCGAGTGCAGGCAGATGCGACCGATCGCGACTACGCGGACGAGATCGCCTTCCTCCCGACGACGTTCGATCCGGAATACGACACGGCGGACGTCCTCGAGTCCTACGGCAAGGACTACGGCGTCGACTTCGACGCTGGGAACTGGTATTTCCTCCGGCCGGACACGCCCGACGACGCGAAGGCCGTCGTTCAGGACACGTTCGGCGTCGCGTTCGAGCAGGGCGACGAGTCGTCCGACGGCGGGGACGACGAGACGGATCACGATGAAATGGACCACGACCGACAGTTCGTCCACACGTCCCTGATCCTGCTCGTAAACAAGGACGGCGTCGTCGAGCGGGCCTACACGGGCGGCTCGCCCGACGGCAACGATATCGTCGAAGACGCACGGACCGTCGTGGAGGGGTGGTGA
- a CDS encoding plastocyanin/azurin family copper-binding protein, which produces MTHLSRRTVLRSTACTVGLALAGCLADGDEQSDDGQPPENAGELGTPAEAVTITANSRPYPEFDPQIVHVVPGGTVEWLVETGRHDVTGYHEDSHGPHRTPGSVEPWGSDRLTGVGSEYEHTFDTEGVYDYVDTQQVCTSHEVAGNVGRIVVGWPDPTDEPAMADPQPELPLQVVNAIELFNEKTRPVLEEGP; this is translated from the coding sequence ATGACACACCTCTCACGCCGTACCGTCCTTCGATCGACCGCCTGTACAGTCGGCCTCGCGTTGGCGGGCTGTCTCGCCGACGGCGACGAGCAGTCGGATGACGGGCAGCCGCCCGAAAACGCTGGGGAACTCGGCACCCCTGCCGAGGCAGTCACGATCACGGCGAACTCCCGGCCGTATCCCGAGTTCGACCCGCAGATCGTCCACGTCGTTCCCGGCGGGACCGTCGAGTGGCTCGTCGAGACCGGTCGCCACGACGTCACCGGCTACCACGAGGATAGCCATGGGCCGCACCGAACTCCCGGCAGCGTCGAGCCGTGGGGGAGCGACCGACTGACCGGGGTCGGCTCCGAGTACGAACACACCTTCGATACCGAGGGCGTCTACGATTACGTCGACACGCAGCAGGTCTGTACCTCACACGAAGTCGCCGGGAACGTAGGCCGCATCGTCGTCGGCTGGCCCGACCCCACCGACGAGCCTGCGATGGCCGACCCCCAGCCGGAACTCCCGTTGCAGGTCGTCAACGCGATCGAACTGTTCAACGAGAAAACCCGTCCCGTACTCGAGGAGGGGCCATGA
- a CDS encoding DUF2249 domain-containing protein, translated as MATESTERTLDVREIDGPPFDDIMAALEELETEQRLRLIAPFEPKPLYEVLDDRGFTHESREREGGVWHVLIEHA; from the coding sequence ATGGCGACCGAATCCACCGAACGAACGCTCGACGTCCGCGAGATCGATGGACCGCCGTTCGACGACATCATGGCCGCCCTCGAGGAACTGGAGACCGAACAACGGCTCCGGCTGATCGCCCCGTTCGAGCCGAAGCCGCTCTACGAAGTCCTCGACGATCGCGGGTTCACCCACGAGAGTCGGGAACGGGAGGGCGGTGTCTGGCACGTCCTCATCGAGCATGCGTAG
- a CDS encoding 4Fe-4S ferredoxin N-terminal domain-containing protein — protein sequence MSTDDESFHPLGEEWEDELESMLDDTEYDSELGMEMAQDAMRVTKGELSEAEFHDRYHEEVMEEFGEDERPTKEAYEAAQEEAKGTASRMLDKFDGDGDETRRETMKKMGVGAAAVGMGAFGTVAEGPENSIAEEGGHGGPRQETTEESDTQWGMTIDLERCDGCLSCMTACTEENDIDKGVNWMYVMAWEDENHSGPGEEGGTDVYSDFNLGSDYNMLVRPCQHCTDAPCEKVCPTTARHTRDKDGIVLTDYDVCIGCRYCQVACPYGVNYFQWDEPDVAYEDIDGLENPEDPDEITHAEYEHGERWVDSRAPRGVMSKCTFCPSMQDGRQGEEHVGTTACERACPPNAIQFGNVNDERSDPSQHREHPSKSRAIVHLTNGTESPKSAPTADQIDSALSQGDDLETAIEQIDGLTEDILAVMKSIEMVSEGLEPGDEENNSILQNEQAIISAVETFQQYVDLDTEEAYDTLGLGDGSEQDVQMRLKQYTGDPSSFQLLEDVGTNPNVTYLGQQPGPEAHQVEGPTKYEDAGLLDKRQEYLDEETVGRIDGVSL from the coding sequence ATGAGTACGGACGACGAATCATTCCACCCGCTCGGCGAGGAGTGGGAAGACGAACTCGAGTCGATGCTCGACGATACCGAGTACGACAGCGAACTCGGTATGGAGATGGCCCAAGACGCGATGCGGGTCACGAAGGGCGAACTCTCCGAGGCCGAATTCCACGACCGCTACCACGAGGAGGTCATGGAGGAGTTCGGCGAGGACGAGCGCCCGACCAAGGAAGCCTACGAGGCGGCCCAGGAGGAGGCGAAAGGAACTGCCTCCAGAATGCTCGACAAGTTCGACGGCGACGGCGACGAAACCCGTCGTGAAACCATGAAGAAGATGGGGGTCGGCGCTGCGGCCGTCGGGATGGGCGCGTTCGGTACCGTCGCCGAGGGCCCCGAGAACAGCATCGCGGAAGAAGGGGGCCACGGCGGTCCCCGACAGGAGACCACTGAGGAAAGCGACACCCAGTGGGGGATGACGATCGACCTCGAGCGCTGTGACGGCTGTCTCTCCTGTATGACCGCCTGTACCGAGGAGAACGACATCGATAAGGGGGTCAACTGGATGTACGTGATGGCCTGGGAGGACGAAAACCACAGCGGCCCCGGAGAAGAAGGCGGCACCGACGTTTACTCCGACTTCAACCTGGGAAGCGACTACAACATGCTCGTGCGGCCGTGCCAGCACTGTACGGACGCCCCCTGTGAGAAGGTTTGTCCGACCACGGCCCGCCACACCCGCGACAAGGACGGGATCGTCCTGACCGACTACGACGTCTGTATCGGCTGTCGGTACTGTCAGGTCGCCTGTCCCTACGGCGTCAACTACTTCCAGTGGGACGAGCCCGACGTCGCCTACGAGGACATCGACGGCCTCGAGAACCCCGAGGATCCCGACGAGATCACGCACGCCGAGTACGAACACGGCGAGCGCTGGGTCGACAGCCGCGCGCCACGTGGCGTCATGAGCAAGTGTACGTTCTGTCCAAGCATGCAGGACGGCCGCCAGGGCGAGGAACACGTGGGTACGACTGCCTGCGAACGGGCCTGTCCGCCGAACGCGATCCAGTTCGGGAACGTCAATGACGAGCGCAGCGATCCCTCTCAGCACCGTGAACACCCGTCCAAGAGTCGCGCCATCGTTCACTTGACGAACGGGACCGAGAGTCCCAAATCCGCTCCGACGGCGGATCAAATCGATAGCGCTCTCAGCCAGGGCGACGACCTCGAGACCGCGATCGAACAGATCGACGGGCTCACCGAAGACATCCTCGCGGTCATGAAGTCGATCGAGATGGTCAGCGAGGGTCTCGAGCCCGGCGACGAGGAGAACAATTCCATCCTCCAGAACGAACAGGCCATCATCTCGGCGGTCGAGACCTTCCAGCAGTACGTCGACCTCGATACCGAGGAGGCGTACGATACGCTCGGACTCGGCGACGGTAGCGAACAGGACGTCCAGATGCGACTCAAGCAGTACACGGGCGATCCGAGTTCGTTCCAGCTGCTCGAGGACGTCGGGACGAACCCGAACGTCACCTACCTCGGCCAGCAGCCCGGACCGGAGGCCCACCAGGTCGAAGGGCCGACCAAGTACGAGGACGCCGGCCTGCTCGACAAGCGTCAGGAGTACCTCGACGAAGAGACGGTCGGACGTATTGACGGGGTGTCGCTATGA